The Streptococcus sp. 29896 genome includes a region encoding these proteins:
- a CDS encoding peptidyl-prolyl cis-trans isomerase, whose translation MPLKQVKKWQILTLMAGLVLVICTGMMVFRPASYSLKIDGVAVAEEEFQTEVTKAQYQVTKYFFDQYQAEVDHGFWDRDFQGENPKVRLLQEVLDQLRRIYAARSLALETGMISSIDYSAFINRFQASNQNRQKASSNGEAVYGLATFSQEAFLEYELDSFEQAYLDHFGTSSLAVSDAEQLTYYQSQAEGIFARYDDYEVEYIRIYYAMEDLNDQVLAQLRADLDSLASQSAHSRFDMAGFPSLVAYYGYEEIASDQVSTLAKFIGDVLYYADQLEAGQTSPVIDENGCLYLIRLINRTDNGPVPFEEVKEVIKKRLQEEAYQQLVIQKSDSMELDYEEDQLLAYLDSIIN comes from the coding sequence ATGCCCCTAAAACAGGTAAAAAAATGGCAAATTCTAACCCTTATGGCGGGTCTGGTCTTGGTCATTTGTACTGGGATGATGGTTTTTCGACCAGCTAGCTACTCCCTGAAAATCGATGGGGTTGCAGTAGCTGAAGAAGAGTTTCAAACGGAGGTAACCAAGGCCCAGTATCAGGTCACCAAGTATTTTTTTGATCAGTACCAAGCTGAGGTTGATCACGGTTTTTGGGACAGGGATTTTCAAGGAGAAAATCCAAAGGTCCGCTTATTACAGGAAGTCCTGGACCAGCTAAGGCGGATTTACGCAGCCAGAAGTCTAGCTCTGGAAACAGGGATGATATCTAGTATCGATTATAGCGCATTTATAAATAGGTTTCAAGCCTCGAATCAAAATCGCCAAAAAGCGAGTTCAAATGGTGAAGCCGTTTATGGTCTTGCAACCTTTTCGCAAGAAGCTTTTTTGGAATATGAATTAGACAGTTTCGAGCAGGCCTATTTGGACCATTTTGGCACAAGCAGTCTGGCAGTGAGTGATGCTGAGCAGTTAACCTATTACCAAAGTCAGGCAGAAGGCATTTTTGCCCGCTATGATGACTACGAGGTAGAGTATATCCGGATTTATTATGCGATGGAAGATTTGAATGACCAGGTCTTGGCACAACTGCGGGCTGATCTAGATAGTCTAGCCAGTCAGTCAGCTCACTCTCGCTTTGACATGGCAGGATTTCCAAGCCTAGTAGCCTATTATGGCTATGAAGAGATTGCTTCTGACCAGGTTTCAACCCTAGCAAAATTTATCGGTGATGTTCTCTATTATGCAGACCAGTTGGAAGCTGGTCAAACCAGTCCAGTCATCGATGAAAATGGCTGCCTTTACCTGATTCGCCTAATCAACCGAACAGATAATGGTCCTGTTCCATTTGAAGAAGTAAAAGAAGTTATCAAAAAACGCCTCCAAGAAGAGGCTTATCAACAACTCGTTATTCAAAAAAGCGACAGCATGGAATTGGACTATGAGGAAGACCAATTACTTGCCTATCTCGATTCTATCATCAACTAA
- a CDS encoding discoidin domain-containing protein, with product MKKKALISLATVSCLTLASLVQANTTDSPATSSTGRTYYVSSLRGNDANNGLSESSPFQTLDKINQLTLGPGDVVKLENGSVFNNQYLHLNGSGSEGAPIIITNYGDGSANLPTINTNGHGQWYQDYGKQLDNARHKYQGTVSSAILLKDVEYIEVSNLAITNAAAEEGKAYNAIDAMNRTGVAVVSQNKGTLDHIYLEGLRISNVKGNVYDKHMNNGGIYFTTFKPTNEAETGISRYNDVRVANNHVTDVNRWGIALAYTAYWDQFTTTALPDSVMERYGATNVVIENNYLRDIGGDAITTMYAHRPLVQNNVAIETANQINPSDYSATDFGRVAAAIWPWKCKDAIFQYNEVYDTNYNQDAQAWDADYGDGTVYQYNYSHNNEGGAIMFCYTQAYRNTFRYNISNKDLAGVISAAHNPDAEVYNNTFIVAENVDVLRGAPHTGGTMNVENNIFYYTGTSPKNENWTKGNARATYNNNLYYNYANVPTDDANAIQADPKFAGDISSAPTSTTTGTSIHDRSAFAMFKLAEDSPAIDAGVLQGGHPNQDFFGEVVDSKPDLGAAESPYTAEELSVASAVYTVTETSISEVPKRTKVSDFKANLRASRGASLEVLGRDGKVKGDGDSLQAGDRVKLTRGALEKEYQIEFGKTFEEYDPSSMSAEVGSFQPNNQREGDGSLALDNQLSTIWHSKWAGDSRDNLWISLDLGQVKDVSMFKYVPRPQVGNGVITAYEISVSQDKQEWQTVASGDWEPTTATKIAEFAPVQARYVKLKAINSISREAGKNFAAAAEVRVGYEILDEGEVHLDGQNTILSSIYQMDGSTLYVPSTATHPTDEAQLLAGLGLPEKATAKVVDAEGNPVTSALETGHKLRITAENGQVKDYQIEVKNTYNWALDYVHNKQGNVWFAQRKEGDAYHNLTDYDATWPNWKGGNYGTVGIDGSGHSAAITDATHGLLADSLEPGGSSQGYAMTYRAPKDGYLQISLKDGEPYLRQAGNQNGSVKLSLTHNGTSLDSVTLTTSLEAQPIASRIIAVQKGDFVRFEALNIERPSKFSVHVTPILTYTDQAPTAAVTSVDRAGLQEELDRETSVKESVAYQLASQEKKVAYDQALEAGKTVATDTAAQQEAINQAVADLQDAREKLDGQAIEAAAAALLSLLEEEEQVKASPTYQGATAETKTAYDQAILAAQTGLEAEERTVASLEALKTALETAKAGFVAADHPSESEEPGSSEDPNSPDDSNEASEQAEPVTNTVDRTALETQLAKDESTKASPAYQAADQEKRTAYDQALQAGRQLLAGQVSQEAIDQASRDLELAAQALNGQAILDLMSRLQEKVTASQTVKASPLYLAADSGKQAAYDQALAQAQVKLSQPGLQADLEAAFTNLLNSQAALDGKETEPIEDTTPEQAELQTEALRQALSLAPDVQKSDAYLFAGPVRKDQYNQIILAAQTLLETGAGSQTEVDQLLETLTTYQTQLNGLDLKDHLLALKLELDEEGTVKESLRYTASQVDKRAAYDQALQAAKEGLAQADYSKETLASLEAAVTKSKEALDGKETGSVTPPTETKPGTSTGNSSGTETGHPSGGSSGSLTPTPIYELKDPDSGVIITADQDLGNYKLVVKQVEKKIADLEGRQLIVLDIQLLDAAGQAVAYKGLLQVQVPATKADSVEKVYYLSPDGKLTEMKIVKKDKESLTFETDHLSDFVLVYPEEIANTASGKSGSKAKILPATGAIIGITLPLAGLGILAGTLLNKKRD from the coding sequence ATGAAGAAAAAAGCACTTATCAGCTTAGCCACGGTGTCCTGTTTGACCCTGGCTAGTCTGGTTCAAGCCAACACCACCGACAGTCCAGCTACAAGCTCTACGGGTCGAACCTACTATGTCAGCAGCCTACGGGGAAATGATGCAAACAATGGCTTAAGCGAGTCTAGCCCCTTTCAGACCCTAGACAAGATTAACCAATTAACCCTTGGACCAGGAGATGTAGTCAAGCTAGAAAATGGCTCCGTTTTTAATAACCAGTACCTGCATCTGAATGGATCAGGGAGTGAGGGTGCACCGATTATCATTACCAACTATGGTGACGGCAGTGCCAACCTTCCGACTATCAATACCAACGGTCATGGTCAATGGTATCAAGACTACGGTAAACAGTTGGACAATGCTCGTCACAAATACCAAGGAACAGTCTCCTCAGCCATTCTTTTGAAAGATGTGGAGTACATTGAGGTCAGCAACCTTGCCATTACCAATGCTGCGGCAGAAGAAGGCAAGGCCTACAATGCCATCGATGCCATGAACCGAACAGGTGTGGCGGTAGTTTCCCAGAACAAGGGGACCTTGGACCATATCTATCTAGAAGGCTTGCGCATTTCCAATGTCAAAGGAAATGTCTATGACAAGCACATGAACAACGGAGGTATCTATTTCACCACCTTTAAACCGACCAATGAGGCAGAAACAGGAATTTCTCGCTATAATGATGTGCGCGTGGCCAATAACCATGTGACAGATGTCAACCGTTGGGGGATTGCCCTAGCCTATACTGCCTACTGGGACCAATTCACCACAACAGCCTTACCAGATAGTGTGATGGAACGCTACGGGGCAACCAATGTAGTCATTGAAAATAACTACCTCCGTGACATTGGTGGAGATGCGATTACGACCATGTATGCCCACCGTCCTCTAGTACAAAATAACGTAGCCATTGAAACAGCCAATCAGATTAACCCTTCGGATTATTCAGCGACAGATTTTGGGCGGGTAGCGGCGGCCATCTGGCCTTGGAAGTGTAAGGATGCCATCTTCCAATACAACGAAGTCTATGACACCAATTACAACCAGGATGCTCAAGCCTGGGATGCAGACTATGGCGACGGCACCGTTTATCAGTACAATTACAGCCATAATAACGAAGGTGGTGCCATCATGTTCTGCTATACGCAGGCTTACCGCAATACCTTCCGCTACAACATCTCCAACAAAGATCTGGCAGGAGTGATTAGTGCTGCTCATAACCCAGATGCCGAGGTTTACAACAATACCTTTATTGTTGCTGAAAACGTGGATGTTCTTCGTGGTGCACCTCATACAGGTGGTACGATGAATGTGGAAAATAATATTTTCTACTACACTGGGACCAGTCCAAAGAATGAAAACTGGACCAAGGGCAATGCGCGTGCGACTTACAACAATAACCTCTATTATAACTATGCCAATGTTCCAACCGATGATGCTAATGCCATCCAGGCAGATCCAAAATTTGCAGGAGACATTTCCAGCGCACCAACCAGTACTACGACAGGAACCAGCATCCATGACCGCTCTGCCTTTGCCATGTTTAAACTGGCTGAGGACTCACCAGCTATCGATGCGGGAGTCTTACAAGGAGGCCATCCAAACCAAGATTTCTTTGGCGAAGTAGTTGACTCAAAACCAGACCTTGGTGCAGCAGAAAGTCCATATACAGCCGAAGAGCTTTCAGTCGCTTCAGCGGTCTATACCGTCACAGAAACCAGTATCTCAGAAGTACCAAAACGGACCAAAGTTTCGGACTTTAAGGCAAATCTGCGTGCTAGCCGAGGTGCCAGCCTAGAAGTCCTGGGTAGAGATGGTAAGGTTAAGGGGGATGGGGACAGCCTACAAGCTGGTGACCGGGTGAAACTGACAAGAGGTGCCCTAGAAAAAGAATACCAGATTGAATTTGGCAAGACCTTTGAAGAATACGATCCATCCAGTATGTCAGCAGAAGTCGGCAGTTTCCAACCCAATAACCAGCGCGAAGGTGATGGTTCCCTAGCCTTGGACAATCAGCTGTCCACCATTTGGCACAGTAAATGGGCAGGAGACAGCCGAGATAACCTTTGGATCAGCCTAGATCTGGGTCAAGTCAAAGATGTTTCCATGTTCAAGTATGTACCACGTCCACAGGTTGGAAATGGTGTCATCACAGCATACGAAATCTCCGTCAGCCAGGACAAACAAGAATGGCAGACCGTTGCAAGTGGTGACTGGGAACCAACCACAGCTACAAAGATTGCAGAGTTTGCGCCAGTCCAAGCCCGTTATGTCAAATTGAAGGCTATCAACAGTATCAGCCGTGAGGCTGGCAAGAATTTTGCAGCTGCCGCAGAAGTTCGAGTTGGCTATGAAATTTTGGATGAAGGAGAAGTCCATCTTGATGGTCAAAATACCATTCTCTCCAGCATCTACCAAATGGATGGAAGTACACTTTATGTGCCGAGCACTGCTACCCATCCTACTGATGAGGCCCAATTATTAGCAGGTTTAGGGCTTCCTGAAAAAGCAACTGCCAAGGTGGTTGATGCAGAAGGAAATCCTGTTACAAGCGCCCTTGAGACAGGTCACAAACTACGAATCACAGCAGAAAATGGCCAGGTCAAAGACTACCAGATTGAAGTGAAAAACACCTACAATTGGGCCCTAGACTATGTGCACAATAAGCAAGGAAATGTTTGGTTTGCCCAACGAAAAGAAGGCGACGCCTACCACAATTTGACAGACTATGATGCAACTTGGCCGAACTGGAAGGGTGGCAATTATGGTACGGTCGGAATTGATGGTTCAGGACATTCGGCAGCCATTACCGATGCGACGCATGGTCTCCTAGCAGATTCTCTAGAACCAGGTGGTTCAAGCCAAGGCTATGCCATGACTTATCGCGCTCCGAAAGATGGTTACCTTCAGATTAGCCTGAAGGATGGAGAGCCTTATCTCCGTCAAGCAGGCAACCAAAATGGCTCTGTCAAATTGTCCCTAACCCATAATGGAACAAGTTTAGACAGCGTTACCTTGACAACCAGCCTGGAAGCTCAACCAATTGCCAGTCGTATTATTGCGGTGCAAAAAGGGGATTTTGTCCGATTTGAAGCATTGAATATCGAACGTCCAAGCAAGTTCTCTGTCCATGTAACGCCGATTTTGACCTATACCGATCAAGCACCTACTGCTGCGGTAACTAGTGTCGACCGTGCTGGTTTGCAGGAAGAATTGGACCGAGAAACAAGTGTCAAAGAGTCAGTCGCCTACCAATTGGCTTCTCAAGAGAAGAAGGTAGCCTATGATCAAGCGCTGGAAGCTGGTAAAACGGTAGCAACGGATACTGCAGCCCAGCAAGAGGCGATTAACCAAGCAGTAGCAGACTTGCAAGATGCAAGAGAAAAACTGGATGGTCAAGCGATTGAGGCAGCTGCCGCAGCCCTCCTATCTCTCCTAGAAGAAGAGGAGCAAGTCAAGGCTTCTCCAACTTATCAGGGAGCAACTGCAGAAACCAAAACAGCTTATGATCAGGCTATCTTGGCAGCCCAAACTGGCCTGGAAGCAGAAGAGCGAACAGTTGCCAGTCTAGAAGCCTTGAAAACAGCATTAGAAACAGCCAAGGCAGGTTTCGTTGCAGCAGATCATCCTTCTGAATCAGAAGAGCCAGGCAGTTCAGAGGATCCAAATAGTCCAGATGATTCAAATGAGGCAAGCGAGCAAGCAGAGCCTGTTACAAACACAGTCGATCGCACCGCTTTGGAAACCCAATTAGCTAAAGATGAGTCCACCAAGGCAAGTCCGGCCTATCAAGCTGCAGACCAAGAAAAACGGACTGCCTATGATCAGGCGCTCCAAGCGGGTCGCCAACTCCTGGCCGGACAAGTCAGTCAAGAAGCTATCGATCAGGCAAGCCGTGACCTTGAATTGGCAGCTCAAGCCTTAAATGGCCAGGCTATCTTGGACCTCATGAGCCGCTTGCAAGAAAAGGTGACTGCCAGCCAGACAGTCAAGGCAAGTCCGCTCTACCTAGCAGCTGATAGTGGAAAACAAGCTGCTTATGACCAGGCGCTAGCTCAAGCACAAGTCAAACTCAGTCAACCAGGTCTTCAAGCAGACTTAGAAGCGGCCTTCACCAACCTATTGAATAGTCAAGCTGCCCTTGATGGCAAAGAGACAGAGCCGATAGAAGATACGACTCCGGAACAAGCAGAGCTGCAAACAGAAGCCTTGAGACAGGCACTCAGCCTTGCACCAGATGTTCAAAAGAGCGATGCCTATCTCTTTGCTGGACCAGTTCGCAAGGACCAATACAACCAGATTATTCTAGCAGCTCAAACCCTTTTGGAAACGGGGGCAGGCAGTCAGACCGAAGTAGATCAATTGCTTGAAACCTTGACGACCTACCAAACTCAATTAAATGGTTTGGACCTGAAAGACCATCTTCTTGCTCTCAAATTGGAGTTAGATGAAGAGGGAACCGTCAAGGAAAGCTTGCGCTACACAGCTAGTCAGGTAGACAAACGCGCTGCCTATGACCAGGCACTGCAAGCAGCAAAAGAAGGATTGGCGCAAGCGGATTATAGCAAGGAGACCCTTGCTAGCCTAGAAGCAGCAGTGACTAAGTCTAAGGAAGCCCTTGATGGAAAAGAAACTGGCTCAGTCACTCCACCAACAGAGACAAAACCAGGAACATCAACTGGAAACTCTTCTGGAACAGAAACTGGTCATCCATCTGGAGGCAGTTCAGGAAGCTTGACTCCAACTCCAATCTATGAGCTCAAGGATCCAGATAGTGGTGTCATCATTACAGCAGATCAGGACTTGGGCAACTACAAACTGGTAGTCAAACAAGTAGAGAAAAAGATTGCAGACTTGGAGGGTCGTCAGCTGATTGTACTTGACATTCAACTTCTAGATGCAGCAGGTCAAGCAGTGGCATATAAGGGACTCTTGCAGGTGCAAGTACCCGCTACCAAGGCAGATAGCGTTGAGAAGGTTTATTATCTATCACCAGATGGTAAGCTGACTGAGATGAAGATTGTCAAGAAGGATAAGGAAAGCTTGACCTTTGAAACAGACCATCTATCAGACTTTGTCTTAGTTTACCCAGAAGAGATCGCAAACACTGCCAGTGGCAAATCAGGATCAAAGGCAAAAATCCTTCCAGCCACAGGCGCAATTATTGGAATCACTTTACCCCTGGCAGGACTAGGTATCCTCGCCGGCACCCTTCTGAATAAGAAGAGAGATTAG
- a CDS encoding ABC transporter permease, whose amino-acid sequence MKKYIGLYLYNVKVFMMAQMSFRVDFFIGLVSSLVEQVVYLIFLNVLFSNIKEIAGFSYGQMLFIYGMATVGRSVHLIFFDNLWMFGSRYIRQGEFERLLLLPVNPLFQLVCERIQPQGIGTTVIGGVALWQSSQILGLEWSVWKLLLLIFIAICIGLLYAAIQLGPTALAFWIVESFPLTMGIFALNQMAQYPLNIYPKVIQFLLIFVFPYAFTAYFPALYFLDLSMWGLALPLVVAIIFTINYKLFRYGMTKFTSVGN is encoded by the coding sequence ATGAAAAAGTATATCGGTTTGTATTTGTACAATGTCAAGGTCTTCATGATGGCCCAGATGTCCTTTCGGGTGGACTTTTTCATCGGTTTGGTGTCGTCTTTGGTAGAGCAGGTGGTCTATCTGATTTTCCTCAATGTCCTCTTTAGTAATATCAAGGAGATTGCGGGCTTTAGCTACGGGCAGATGCTCTTTATCTATGGCATGGCGACGGTGGGGCGGTCGGTGCACTTGATTTTCTTTGATAATCTGTGGATGTTTGGTAGTCGCTACATTCGGCAGGGAGAGTTTGAACGCCTGCTTCTGCTGCCGGTCAATCCGCTCTTTCAGCTGGTTTGCGAGCGAATCCAACCTCAAGGCATCGGCACAACGGTGATTGGTGGCGTGGCTCTGTGGCAATCTTCGCAGATTTTGGGCTTGGAATGGTCTGTCTGGAAACTTCTCCTGCTGATTTTTATCGCTATTTGTATCGGCCTGCTCTATGCGGCGATTCAGCTGGGTCCGACGGCTCTGGCCTTTTGGATTGTGGAATCGTTCCCGCTCACCATGGGGATTTTTGCCCTCAACCAAATGGCCCAGTACCCACTCAATATCTATCCAAAAGTCATTCAATTCTTGTTGATTTTTGTCTTTCCTTACGCCTTTACCGCCTACTTCCCAGCCCTCTACTTTCTGGACCTCTCCATGTGGGGCCTAGCTCTTCCGCTCGTTGTTGCCATCATCTTTACGATTAACTACAAGCTCTTCCGCTATGGTATGACCAAGTTTACAAGTGTTGGAAATTAA
- a CDS encoding ABC transporter permease, whose amino-acid sequence MRKYLYMTRLTMMTALQYKAFFLATFVSVLARILVSLFVWKTIFFTQPEVNGYNLQTFTTYIIFASLLASLNTFSIGEDLSYAILKGQIAGEFLRPYSFILSLFFKDLGTKLIELFKFLVVFLIILLVQSDFYLPDGKTILVFLLSAVLGMFIVQLLDLAFGFATFFTVNAWGVMLLRMGLFNLSSGALLPLSFYPEKVEKILSFMPYNYAINVPISILLGRETDLSLLGLQLLWLPVLAGFIAVLWSQAKRKIVIFGG is encoded by the coding sequence ATGCGTAAGTACCTCTACATGACGCGGCTGACCATGATGACAGCCCTACAATACAAGGCCTTTTTTCTGGCTACCTTCGTGTCTGTTCTGGCGCGGATTTTGGTGTCGCTCTTTGTCTGGAAGACCATTTTCTTCACACAGCCCGAGGTCAATGGTTACAACCTCCAGACCTTTACCACCTATATCATCTTCGCCAGCCTCTTGGCCAGTCTCAATACCTTTTCTATCGGAGAGGACCTGTCATACGCTATTTTGAAAGGGCAGATTGCGGGGGAATTTTTACGGCCCTACTCTTTTATCCTCTCCCTCTTCTTCAAGGACCTGGGGACGAAGTTGATTGAACTCTTCAAGTTTTTGGTGGTCTTCCTCATCATCCTCTTGGTGCAGAGTGACTTTTACCTTCCAGATGGAAAGACTATACTGGTCTTTCTCCTGTCTGCTGTCTTGGGCATGTTTATCGTGCAGCTCTTGGACTTGGCCTTTGGTTTTGCGACCTTCTTTACGGTCAATGCTTGGGGAGTCATGCTGCTACGTATGGGACTCTTCAACCTGTCATCCGGAGCTCTCTTACCGCTCAGCTTTTACCCTGAAAAAGTCGAAAAGATCCTGAGCTTCATGCCTTATAACTACGCGATCAATGTGCCTATTTCCATTCTCTTGGGTAGGGAAACAGACCTATCCTTGCTAGGCTTGCAGTTGCTCTGGTTGCCTGTACTTGCTGGCTTTATCGCAGTTCTATGGTCCCAAGCCAAGCGAAAAATTGTCATTTTTGGAGGCTAG
- a CDS encoding ATP-binding cassette domain-containing protein, translating into MIEAQHLSKTYYVVDKEVGLKGSIKAFFKPKKKAIQAVQDISLSIQQGEIVGYIGSNGSGKSTTIKMLTGVLHADEGTVTINGLVPKDNRKTVNKQIGVLFGQKSHLDWNLPVQESFILHAKIYDVPEAVFQERLARLIDLLDLADIMKQSIRNLSLGQRVRCEFAAIFLHQPSVVFLDEPTIGLDASVKETIRAFIRYMNEEHGTTFLITSHDMKDIETLCERIFIIDKGKKVYDGSLSQLKERFSQIKTISFSTEHPLTKDIEAAGLEFDRKDDYHFDIHYQASQWTSAQVITMVFEQIEVDDVTMKELEIESIVRQIYEEGIHA; encoded by the coding sequence ATGATAGAAGCGCAGCATTTATCCAAAACCTACTATGTCGTGGACAAGGAGGTTGGGCTCAAGGGCTCGATCAAGGCCTTCTTCAAGCCCAAGAAAAAGGCTATTCAGGCGGTGCAGGACATTTCGCTGTCCATTCAGCAAGGGGAGATTGTCGGCTACATCGGCTCCAACGGCTCTGGCAAATCGACGACCATTAAGATGCTGACGGGGGTGCTACACGCTGACGAGGGTACGGTCACCATTAACGGTCTTGTTCCCAAGGACAATCGCAAAACGGTCAACAAGCAAATCGGTGTTCTGTTTGGGCAGAAATCACATCTGGATTGGAACCTGCCTGTGCAGGAGTCCTTTATCCTCCATGCCAAGATTTACGATGTGCCTGAGGCGGTCTTCCAGGAACGCTTGGCCCGCTTGATTGACCTGCTGGATTTGGCAGATATTATGAAGCAATCCATTCGTAATCTATCTCTGGGGCAACGGGTCCGCTGTGAATTTGCGGCGATTTTCCTCCACCAGCCTTCCGTGGTCTTTCTGGACGAGCCAACCATTGGCCTGGACGCCAGTGTCAAGGAAACCATTCGGGCCTTTATCCGCTACATGAATGAAGAGCATGGCACGACCTTCTTGATTACCTCCCACGATATGAAAGACATCGAAACCCTCTGCGAACGGATTTTCATCATCGATAAGGGAAAAAAAGTCTATGACGGCTCGCTCAGTCAGCTCAAAGAGCGGTTTTCTCAAATCAAAACCATTAGCTTTTCTACCGAACACCCGTTGACGAAAGATATTGAGGCAGCCGGCTTGGAATTTGACCGCAAGGACGATTACCATTTCGACATTCACTATCAGGCTAGTCAATGGACCAGTGCCCAGGTCATTACTATGGTCTTCGAGCAGATTGAGGTCGATGATGTGACCATGAAGGAGCTGGAAATCGAGTCCATTGTCCGTCAGATTTACGAGGAGGGCATCCATGCGTAA
- a CDS encoding TetR/AcrR family transcriptional regulator has product MDTRRERTKDSILRAMVTCLQDQNFNDITTSHLAKTAGVSRSSFYTHYRDKFELIESYQQTLFYQLEVIFDHYKGDPEASFLEIFQFLDREELLAALLSPHGTQEIQQFLINKVRLLVSRDLSLRMNKEEWAANEKEYRSIYFSHAFFGLVQSWIVKGKSESPEEMTQILLKLLP; this is encoded by the coding sequence ATGGATACTCGCAGGGAGCGAACAAAGGATTCCATATTACGTGCGATGGTCACCTGCTTACAGGACCAAAATTTCAATGATATCACGACCAGTCACCTAGCAAAAACCGCTGGCGTCAGTCGGTCTAGCTTTTATACCCACTACAGGGATAAATTTGAGTTAATCGAATCCTACCAACAGACCCTTTTTTATCAGCTAGAGGTGATTTTTGACCATTATAAGGGAGACCCAGAAGCTTCATTTTTGGAGATTTTCCAATTTCTAGATAGGGAAGAATTATTGGCTGCCCTGCTAAGCCCACATGGCACTCAAGAAATTCAACAGTTCTTGATCAATAAGGTCCGCCTCCTAGTCAGCAGGGACCTCTCCCTACGCATGAATAAAGAAGAATGGGCAGCCAACGAAAAAGAATACCGTAGCATTTACTTTTCCCATGCCTTTTTCGGTTTGGTCCAATCTTGGATTGTCAAAGGAAAATCTGAAAGTCCTGAGGAGATGACCCAAATCCTACTCAAATTACTTCCTTGA